The Acidicapsa acidisoli genome contains a region encoding:
- a CDS encoding PQQ-binding-like beta-propeller repeat protein, whose translation MKRNRFAWILFQLLASHALAQKGPTTFDWPVYGGNIQGWHYSPDSRINADSLRRSGGLALKWSFDQIPRYDGPWFHKHSESCKDGFHETMQDTPEVSSDELFVATWHHLYAFDTRPKPGSAIQPRWIYSLSFENYSCTGYLWSGPYLAASATNRGVAIDKGVLYATTLDGQLIALKDLKKPKPQLLPGFPINLLDLKTRTGIPLNQIPDDQSQSYSTSSPPIVYDGKVIVGVAGGDGLDDGFIQGFVTAIDPHIPEVKWIFCTVPGLSLNADSPLGNNVIGCTDDKSQPATWPSNKAGREGGGAVWMTPTIDPSHGLILFGTGNPVGSRKDAAGEIHRSAYTGDDRSGTNLFTDSIVALDSKGRLRSYYQEVHHDLWDYDQASPIIAIKDKDIDILGAAGKTGWWYQFDAGKFTRNDPGSAMFDLTGKQETAVSVHPAYQHAWPTQPEPAPAYNFIAHRMNMFAPPIKPVHPGDTICISPGTFGGAEWGPVTYDRQTGRIYLIDVEEPTSYASTTEGAHRPPCIGVNDPKQSYIRAIDPHTGKVDPNLISEDLGEYPGGLLSTAGGLIFVGTRDGRLRAYDTSLKLVWSGCVENVEKITGCQFTITAAPMSFTIRRTQYIAITAMSIAPGGNSAVFVYGLRGK comes from the coding sequence TTGAAACGCAATCGGTTCGCTTGGATACTTTTCCAGCTCCTGGCCTCGCATGCCTTGGCTCAGAAAGGCCCAACCACGTTCGATTGGCCGGTCTACGGAGGAAACATCCAGGGTTGGCATTACAGCCCAGACAGCCGAATCAACGCCGACAGCCTTCGCCGATCGGGAGGCTTGGCTCTCAAATGGTCCTTCGATCAAATACCTCGCTACGACGGCCCATGGTTCCACAAACACTCGGAGAGCTGCAAAGACGGTTTCCACGAGACCATGCAGGACACCCCGGAAGTCTCAAGCGACGAACTCTTCGTCGCAACCTGGCATCACCTCTACGCCTTCGACACCCGGCCTAAACCAGGTTCCGCCATCCAGCCCAGGTGGATCTATTCGCTCTCCTTTGAAAACTACTCCTGCACGGGCTACTTGTGGTCCGGTCCGTATCTCGCAGCCTCTGCAACCAATCGCGGAGTAGCAATCGATAAGGGCGTACTATACGCTACCACCCTGGACGGCCAGCTGATCGCTCTCAAAGACCTGAAGAAGCCAAAGCCACAATTGCTTCCGGGCTTTCCCATCAATTTGCTGGATCTCAAAACTCGTACCGGTATCCCACTCAACCAGATACCCGACGACCAGTCGCAAAGCTACTCCACGTCATCGCCGCCTATCGTCTACGACGGGAAGGTAATCGTAGGCGTGGCCGGTGGCGACGGTTTAGACGACGGCTTCATCCAGGGATTTGTCACCGCAATTGATCCCCACATCCCCGAGGTGAAATGGATCTTCTGCACGGTTCCTGGGCTGAGTCTCAACGCGGACTCGCCCCTCGGCAACAACGTTATAGGCTGCACCGATGACAAGTCACAGCCGGCCACATGGCCTTCCAACAAAGCCGGCAGAGAGGGCGGCGGCGCAGTATGGATGACCCCCACTATCGATCCTTCGCATGGGCTGATTCTGTTCGGAACCGGCAATCCCGTAGGCTCCCGCAAAGACGCCGCGGGAGAGATCCATCGATCGGCGTACACCGGCGACGACAGATCGGGCACGAATCTCTTCACGGACTCGATCGTCGCCCTGGATTCGAAGGGACGACTGCGCTCCTATTACCAGGAAGTGCACCACGATCTCTGGGACTACGATCAAGCGTCTCCAATCATCGCGATCAAGGACAAAGACATCGACATCCTGGGAGCCGCTGGCAAAACCGGCTGGTGGTACCAATTCGACGCGGGAAAGTTCACGCGCAACGACCCCGGGTCCGCCATGTTTGATCTCACCGGCAAGCAGGAGACAGCCGTTTCGGTCCATCCTGCCTATCAACACGCGTGGCCCACGCAGCCCGAGCCAGCGCCGGCATATAACTTCATAGCTCATCGCATGAATATGTTTGCCCCCCCCATTAAGCCCGTGCATCCAGGCGACACTATCTGCATATCTCCCGGTACCTTCGGAGGCGCGGAATGGGGCCCTGTCACCTATGACCGGCAAACAGGGCGCATCTACCTGATCGATGTGGAAGAGCCAACCTCCTATGCATCCACCACCGAAGGAGCCCACCGGCCACCATGCATAGGCGTCAATGACCCAAAGCAAAGCTATATAAGAGCAATCGATCCCCATACCGGCAAAGTAGATCCAAACCTCATCAGTGAAGACCTCGGCGAATATCCCGGCGGATTGCTCTCGACCGCGGGTGGTTTGATCTTTGTGGGCACGCGTGACGGAAGGCTCAGGGCATATGACACCAGCCTGAAACTCGTGTGGAGCGGCTGTGTCGAGAACGTCGAAAAGATAACTGGCTGCCAGTTCACCATAACCGCTGCACCCATGTCGTTCACGATTCGGCGCACTCAATACATCGCCATCACGGCAATGTCGATTGCTCCAGGAGGAAACAGCGCAGTCTTCGTGTATGGCCTTCGGGGTAAATAA
- a CDS encoding beta strand repeat-containing protein, whose product MNRLVRIAWFLLAAAVFSTASLASVSVSLAPATVHVPLGGQTQFTATVGGTTNSVVIWSLNGVNCSGNTCGQISSGGLYLAPATAPSSNVITVTATSLADLSASASASVILGATSDITVSVSPAQATIVVGQKQRFIAMVNGTTITTVAWQLTGAGCSGSACGTLTTDGLYTAPSGVPAPPQVTITALSVADPAKSGSATVTIAPPVAVSVSPATVQVTTGTQRQFTATVTGTSNTAVSWSLAGSGCTGAACGSISSTGLYTAPASVPSPPQVSVTATSVADPTKSSTATATIIPPVVVTVSPSTAQVIAGAQQQFTKIVTGTSNTAVSWSLAGSGCAGAACGSISSTGLYTAPSSVPSPPQVSVTATSVADPTKSATALVTIIPPVVVTVSPSTAQVVVGAQQQFTRIVTGTSNTAVSWSLAGNGCTGAACGSISSTGLYTAPTSVPTPPQISVTATSVADPTKSATALVTIIPPVAVTVSPSTAQVLTGAHQQFTATITGSSNTAVSWSLAGSGCTGATCGSISSTGLYTAPASVPTPPQISVTATSVADPTKSATASVTIIPPVAVTVSPSTAQVLTGGHQQFTATVTGSSNTAVSWSLVGSGCTGATCGSISSTGLYTAPASAPAPNQVTVTATSVADGTKSAHATVTIIGPVSVTIAPATAQVVIGSSQQFSATVNGISNTNVSWSVAGAGCSGTACGTISPTGLYFAPAAVPNPAQVFVTATSLADATKSSTATVTITPPIAVTLSPTTATLTVGGQQQFKAVVTGSTNTAITWSVSGSGCVGAACGMISSTGLYTAPASVPSSAVIVKAVSVANPSSFRTATVTIVPPIVVSVSPATAELVAGADEQFTATVSGTTNRSVTWSVTGKGCSGLACGTITSTGFYGAPGIVPNPDQVTVTATSTADPSKSDSATVTILPPVAVTISPSSTQVVAGGRQQFIRIVTGTTNTLVHWSVEGSGCSGSACGTISSSGLYIAPANIPSPNQVTVKATSAADSTKSASAIVTIIPPVLVTISPTNAVVATNSQQQFRAIVAGSTNTSVDWSLSGASCSGSTCGSITSAGLYMAPATVPSGATVIVKATSQIDVSQSASAIVTVVANQNSKLQGQYAFEFTGLDANGIYESVGSFTADGNGNITSGEQDVNNTLGPRTTLAVTGKYQVSGENRGTLSLVSSSGSQTFSFALNSAGTSGRFIEFDSSGIRGSGILEQQDSTAFSLTALKGPYVLSLAGKTGTGNRIGALAIFDFDGSGDIVGGSMDVNDGGTILPTFASFQGIYRVDSSDSSGRGIANLSIPGFAGGALQLAYYVVSANKLLLVSTEPLSSSSPILGGVAELQSGAPYLESSFKGPTVFSLSGVSGNIPQVLVGRISFDGISQPLVEFDQNTGGAITTGNVLTGAYSVGLTGTGTLNLDNSNGMTKVWDMYAIAPNHAYLMDASSSDVGMGELKPQLAEPPFANTSVVGSYLIGSGEPLVYTAPLDSGVANFDGVRAVAGVEDISSSSALSSAQPLIGSYSISGSLNDGRGTMLLTSPGAATYALWVTSASEVLGVEIDSSNPQPVVLHLEQ is encoded by the coding sequence ATGAATCGATTGGTAAGGATTGCCTGGTTCTTGCTTGCGGCTGCTGTGTTTTCTACGGCTTCTCTGGCTTCTGTATCTGTTTCACTTGCTCCCGCAACTGTACACGTACCGCTCGGCGGTCAAACTCAATTCACCGCGACCGTTGGCGGGACTACCAATAGTGTCGTGATCTGGAGTTTGAACGGCGTAAATTGCAGCGGAAACACATGTGGCCAGATATCCAGTGGTGGTTTGTATCTAGCTCCGGCCACTGCTCCATCGTCGAACGTTATCACGGTCACCGCAACATCGCTGGCTGATCTCTCTGCATCCGCCAGCGCATCCGTTATTTTGGGCGCAACTTCGGACATTACTGTCTCCGTGTCACCGGCACAGGCAACAATCGTTGTGGGCCAGAAGCAGCGCTTCATTGCCATGGTGAACGGAACAACCATCACCACTGTTGCCTGGCAGTTAACCGGCGCGGGTTGCAGCGGATCGGCATGCGGCACCCTCACGACTGATGGTCTCTATACCGCACCCTCAGGAGTACCAGCTCCGCCGCAGGTTACGATCACGGCACTATCTGTGGCTGATCCTGCAAAGTCCGGTTCCGCGACGGTTACGATTGCCCCGCCCGTCGCCGTGAGTGTTTCTCCTGCGACGGTTCAAGTCACAACTGGAACTCAAAGGCAATTCACGGCAACCGTCACCGGCACATCGAACACCGCTGTATCGTGGAGCCTTGCCGGCAGCGGCTGCACTGGGGCGGCCTGTGGGAGTATTTCCAGCACTGGACTTTACACTGCGCCAGCGTCCGTGCCCTCGCCTCCTCAGGTATCGGTAACCGCAACATCAGTGGCTGATCCAACCAAGTCGTCCACAGCGACGGCGACAATCATTCCACCCGTCGTAGTCACGGTTTCGCCATCGACCGCGCAAGTGATCGCCGGAGCCCAGCAGCAGTTCACGAAAATTGTCACCGGTACATCCAACACCGCTGTATCCTGGAGCCTTGCAGGCAGCGGATGCGCCGGGGCAGCCTGCGGGAGTATTTCCAGCACTGGACTCTATACTGCGCCATCGTCCGTGCCCTCGCCTCCTCAAGTATCGGTAACCGCAACCTCGGTGGCTGATCCAACCAAGTCGGCCACTGCTTTGGTGACGATCATCCCGCCTGTCGTAGTCACGGTTTCACCATCGACTGCGCAAGTGGTCGTAGGAGCCCAGCAGCAGTTCACGAGAATTGTCACCGGTACATCGAACACCGCTGTATCCTGGAGCCTCGCCGGCAACGGCTGCACCGGGGCGGCCTGCGGGAGTATCTCAAGCACTGGACTTTACACTGCGCCAACGTCCGTGCCCACGCCTCCGCAGATATCGGTAACCGCAACCTCGGTGGCTGATCCAACCAAGTCGGCCACTGCTTTGGTGACGATCATCCCGCCTGTCGCAGTCACGGTTTCACCATCGACCGCGCAAGTGCTCACTGGAGCCCATCAACAGTTCACGGCAACTATCACCGGCTCATCCAACACCGCCGTATCGTGGAGCCTCGCCGGCAGCGGCTGCACAGGGGCAACCTGCGGGAGTATTTCAAGCACTGGACTTTACACTGCTCCAGCGTCGGTACCCACGCCACCACAGATATCTGTAACCGCAACCTCGGTGGCTGATCCAACCAAGTCGGCCACTGCTTCGGTGACGATCATCCCGCCTGTCGCAGTCACGGTTTCACCATCGACCGCGCAAGTGCTCACTGGAGGTCATCAGCAGTTCACGGCAACTGTCACCGGCTCGTCCAACACCGCCGTATCGTGGAGCCTTGTCGGCAGCGGCTGCACCGGGGCAACCTGTGGGAGTATCTCAAGCACTGGACTTTACACTGCGCCAGCCAGCGCTCCTGCTCCGAATCAGGTTACAGTCACCGCAACTTCTGTAGCCGACGGCACCAAATCTGCCCACGCTACAGTGACAATTATTGGACCGGTGTCGGTCACGATTGCCCCAGCCACCGCACAAGTTGTCATTGGAAGCAGTCAGCAATTTTCCGCCACGGTGAACGGCATATCGAATACCAACGTCTCGTGGAGCGTAGCCGGCGCCGGTTGCAGTGGAACAGCCTGCGGCACCATTTCCCCTACCGGCCTTTACTTTGCGCCCGCTGCTGTTCCAAATCCAGCGCAGGTATTTGTCACAGCAACCTCATTGGCCGACGCAACCAAATCGAGTACAGCCACGGTAACAATCACTCCGCCGATTGCGGTGACGCTCTCACCAACAACGGCGACGTTGACGGTGGGCGGACAACAGCAGTTCAAGGCTGTGGTCACTGGATCGACAAATACCGCTATAACGTGGAGCGTCAGCGGCAGCGGCTGCGTCGGAGCAGCCTGCGGGATGATCTCGTCAACCGGGCTCTACACTGCACCGGCATCTGTTCCGAGTTCCGCGGTGATTGTCAAAGCGGTGTCTGTTGCCAATCCAAGCAGCTTCCGAACCGCCACGGTGACCATTGTCCCGCCAATTGTTGTCAGCGTCTCACCCGCTACAGCGGAGCTTGTTGCTGGCGCCGATGAGCAGTTCACGGCAACTGTCTCTGGAACGACAAATCGATCCGTCACCTGGAGCGTCACGGGCAAGGGTTGCTCTGGACTGGCATGTGGCACAATCACGTCCACTGGTTTCTATGGCGCTCCGGGGATCGTTCCTAACCCGGATCAAGTAACTGTGACAGCGACTTCAACCGCCGACCCAAGCAAGTCGGATAGCGCGACAGTGACTATTCTTCCACCCGTTGCCGTAACGATTTCGCCGTCCAGCACTCAGGTAGTCGCCGGCGGACGCCAGCAGTTCATTAGGATCGTGACCGGAACGACGAATACTTTGGTGCACTGGAGCGTAGAGGGTTCGGGTTGCAGTGGAAGCGCCTGTGGAACGATCAGTTCGAGCGGCCTCTACATCGCACCGGCTAACATTCCAAGTCCTAATCAGGTGACTGTCAAAGCAACATCGGCGGCTGACAGCACAAAATCGGCATCGGCGATCGTAACGATCATTCCGCCGGTTCTTGTGACCATCTCTCCTACGAACGCTGTTGTAGCAACGAACAGCCAGCAGCAGTTCCGTGCGATCGTCGCTGGCAGCACCAATACCTCCGTCGACTGGAGTCTCAGTGGCGCCTCCTGCTCCGGCTCTACCTGCGGCAGCATTACTTCCGCAGGCTTGTATATGGCTCCGGCAACTGTACCGTCGGGCGCTACCGTGATTGTCAAAGCTACGTCGCAAATTGACGTTTCGCAGTCTGCTTCTGCAATCGTAACCGTCGTGGCTAACCAGAACTCCAAGTTGCAAGGTCAATACGCATTCGAATTCACCGGTCTCGACGCCAATGGCATATACGAGTCGGTAGGATCATTCACCGCGGATGGCAATGGAAATATCACATCGGGCGAGCAAGACGTGAACAACACGCTCGGGCCCAGAACAACTCTCGCCGTCACAGGAAAGTACCAGGTAAGCGGAGAAAATCGTGGCACGCTCTCACTCGTGAGTTCGAGTGGAAGTCAAACGTTCAGCTTCGCGCTTAACTCGGCCGGGACCTCCGGCAGGTTCATCGAGTTCGATAGCTCCGGGATTCGCGGATCGGGCATTCTTGAGCAGCAGGATAGCACTGCATTCTCCCTGACTGCGCTGAAGGGGCCGTATGTTCTCAGTCTTGCCGGCAAGACTGGAACAGGCAATCGCATCGGCGCTCTCGCCATCTTCGACTTCGATGGCTCGGGTGACATTGTCGGCGGCAGCATGGATGTGAACGATGGCGGCACAATTTTGCCGACATTTGCCTCCTTCCAGGGCATCTACCGTGTTGACAGCTCGGACAGCTCAGGACGCGGCATTGCGAATCTAAGTATTCCCGGATTCGCCGGCGGCGCGTTGCAGCTAGCCTACTATGTCGTATCTGCCAATAAGCTCCTGTTGGTTTCCACCGAACCGCTCAGTTCCAGTAGCCCAATCCTCGGTGGCGTCGCAGAGCTGCAATCGGGAGCTCCGTATCTCGAATCGTCCTTCAAAGGTCCAACGGTATTTAGCCTCAGTGGAGTGAGCGGCAATATCCCGCAAGTCCTGGTGGGGCGAATCTCATTTGATGGAATTTCTCAGCCATTGGTGGAATTCGATCAGAACACCGGTGGCGCCATAACCACCGGCAACGTGCTCACCGGAGCCTACAGTGTGGGCCTGACTGGAACCGGAACACTGAACCTGGATAACTCAAACGGCATGACGAAGGTGTGGGACATGTATGCTATTGCTCCAAATCATGCCTATTTGATGGATGCATCCTCGTCTGATGTCGGCATGGGCGAACTGAAGCCGCAATTGGCCGAGCCACCTTTCGCGAACACAAGCGTAGTGGGCTCGTATCTCATCGGTTCAGGGGAGCCGCTGGTCTACACGGCGCCCCTGGACTCTGGCGTGGCCAACTTTGACGGAGTCCGCGCCGTCGCAGGCGTTGAGGACATCAGTTCGAGCTCCGCACTCTCTTCCGCCCAGCCTCTGATAGGCAGCTATAGCATATCGGGTTCTCTGAATGACGGCAGAGGAACCATGCTTCTCACTTCACCCGGCGCTGCGACTTATGCGCTATGGGTAACTAGCGCATCCGAGGTATTGGGAGTCGAGATCGATTCGTCCAATCCGCAGCCGGTCGTTCTGCACCTGGAGCAATGA
- a CDS encoding ester cyclase has protein sequence MPMQNTKATDNKQIAHRFMEECWNKGNLDAIPEFVAVNCRFHDPVFPHLVSGAANMRSHIENCRRGFPDTKFTIEDTIAEGNEVVHHWTVTGTHKGEFLGLAPTNRKATVSGTSIFRIHNSKIAEQWSDWNLMSLMEQLGIASVQASPSKTSKAESKVHA, from the coding sequence ATGCCGATGCAGAACACGAAGGCAACCGACAACAAGCAAATTGCGCATAGGTTCATGGAAGAGTGTTGGAATAAGGGAAACCTCGACGCGATCCCGGAATTCGTCGCTGTAAACTGCCGATTCCACGATCCCGTCTTCCCCCACCTTGTCTCAGGAGCCGCAAACATGCGCAGCCACATCGAGAACTGCCGCCGTGGCTTCCCCGATACGAAGTTCACGATCGAGGACACGATCGCCGAAGGCAATGAGGTTGTGCATCACTGGACAGTCACCGGTACCCACAAAGGTGAGTTCTTAGGCCTGGCCCCCACCAACAGGAAGGCCACCGTTAGTGGCACCTCTATCTTCCGCATCCACAATTCCAAAATCGCCGAACAATGGTCGGATTGGAACCTCATGTCTTTGATGGAACAACTGGGAATCGCTTCAGTACAAGCCTCGCCGTCGAAAACGTCGAAGGCCGAGTCGAAGGTTCACGCCTGA
- a CDS encoding tetratricopeptide repeat protein, which translates to MKRLSALLSLVIAVAPLGFSLPQDDAAALNQQAASGDPNAQVRLGMKYALAVPRNVRESMRWFRLAADQGYADGQYRLGGMYDVAQSPQNPTEAIKWYTLAAKQGHKDAEYRLGVMYDQGRGTSKDYAEAAKWYAKAGEQGRPEAQYRLGEMYEQGLGVAQSYPNAMKWYLMAAQKGRAEAEYKVGYLYEKGLGTSPSRTDALAWYQKSSAHGYPDATDAVKALSEQ; encoded by the coding sequence ATGAAACGACTCTCAGCTTTACTCTCACTTGTCATTGCGGTTGCACCGCTTGGATTCAGCCTTCCGCAAGACGACGCTGCTGCGCTCAATCAACAGGCTGCGTCGGGCGATCCCAACGCTCAGGTTCGGCTCGGAATGAAGTACGCACTGGCGGTTCCGCGCAACGTGCGGGAATCGATGCGATGGTTCCGGCTTGCAGCGGATCAGGGATATGCCGATGGACAGTATCGGCTGGGAGGAATGTACGATGTAGCGCAGTCTCCTCAAAATCCTACAGAAGCTATCAAGTGGTACACGCTTGCTGCGAAGCAGGGCCACAAAGATGCCGAGTACCGGCTGGGCGTGATGTACGACCAGGGCCGCGGAACGAGCAAGGATTACGCAGAGGCAGCGAAGTGGTACGCGAAAGCGGGCGAACAAGGACGGCCCGAAGCCCAATACCGGTTAGGCGAGATGTACGAGCAAGGATTGGGAGTCGCGCAGAGTTATCCAAACGCGATGAAATGGTACCTGATGGCTGCCCAGAAGGGACGCGCTGAAGCCGAATATAAGGTGGGCTACCTTTACGAAAAAGGATTGGGAACATCTCCGAGTCGAACCGACGCCCTCGCGTGGTATCAGAAATCCAGCGCGCACGGATATCCAGACGCAACCGATGCGGTGAAGGCCCTGTCGGAACAGTGA